One segment of Solanum stenotomum isolate F172 chromosome 1, ASM1918654v1, whole genome shotgun sequence DNA contains the following:
- the LOC125867545 gene encoding sugar transport protein 8-like, translating to MLNVRMNNSKITVYVVSCWIFAAFGGLMFGYDIGISGGVSAMDDFLIKFFPHVYQTKLHAKENNYCKYDNWLLQLFTSSLYISALFASFFASKAATKLGRRTTILIASIFFIVGAVLSAVAKNKLMLIFGRILFGIGVGFGNETVPLFLTEVAPIQHRGAVNIMFQLFVTIGIFIANLVNYGTSMIHPYGWRISLGFAAIPAVILCIGCFVITDTPTSLIERGNEEQGKSTLVKIRGVSDVEAEYKEIVAECEQAKQVKQQSLKNLLKPASIPPLVIGVLLQVFQQFTGINAIMFYAPVLFQTMGFKANASLLSSVITGIVNVGSTFVSIYLVDKVGRRKLLLQACCQMLISQLAIGAILVTSLSETGTLNRTLAAIVVLLVCTYVMSFAWSWGPLGWLIPSETFPLETRTTGFAFAVSTNMLFTSIVAQLFLTMLCTMKAYIFFFFSGWIVVMGLFVYFFLPETKGVPIDSMVERVWMQHPIWKRLF from the coding sequence ATGTTGAACGTTAGGATGAACAACTCTAAGATCACAGTATACGTGGTGTCTTGTTGGATTTTTGCTGCTTTTGGTGGATTGATGTTTGGTTACGATATTGGTATTTCAGGAGGAGTTTCTGCTATGGATGATTTCTTGATTAAATTCTTCCCACATGTTTATCAAACAAAGTTACATGCTAAAGAAAATAACTATTGCAAATATGATAATTGGCTTCTCCAACTCTTCACTTCATCCTTGTACATATCAGCTCTTTTTGCCAGTTTTTTCGCTTCAAAAGCCGCTACTAAATTAGGAAGAAGGACTACCATTTTGATCGCGTCAATCTTTTTCATTGTTGGAGCTGTATTGAGTGCTGTCGCGAAGAACAAGTTGATGCTTATATTTGGTAGAATTTTGTTTGGTATTGGTGTTGGATTTGGAAACGAGACTGTTCCTCTGTTTTTAACTGAAGTTGCACCAATCCAACACAGAGGAGCTGTGAATATCATGTTTCAATTGTTTGTGACTATAGGAATATTCATAGCAAATCTTGTTAACTATGGTACTTCAATGATACATCCATATGGTTGGAGAATATCACTTGGATTTGCAGCTATTCCCGCGGTGATTCTGTGTATTGGTTGTTTTGTGATCACTGACACCCCTACGAGTCTAATTGAGCGTGGTAATGAGGAACAGGGGAAGTCCACGCTCGTGAAGATTAGGGGTGTCAGTGATGTTGAGGCCGAGTACAAAGAAATCGTGGCAGAGTGTGAACAAGCCAAGCAAGTTAAGCAGCAATCGTTGAAAAACTTACTGAAGCCTGCTAGCATTCCGCCACTTGTGATTGGTGTGTTGTTGCAAGTCTTTCAGCAATTTACTGGAATCAACGCTATTATGTTTTACGCGCCTGTTCTGTTTCAGACTATGGGTTTCAAGGCAAATGCCTCGCTTCTATCCTCTGTCATTACTGGAATTGTTAATGTTGGAAGCACATTCGTTTCGATCTACCTTGTTGACAAGGTTGGAAGGAGAAAATTGCTCCTTCAAGCTTGTTGTCAGATGTTAATTTCTCAGTTGGCAATCGGAGCAATTTTGGTAACAAGTTTGTCGGAGACAGGAACGTTGAACAGGACACTTGCAGCAATAGTGGTGCTGCTTGTGTGTACGTATGTAATGTCGTTCGCGTGGTCATGGGGACCTCTTGGTTGGTTAATTCCTAGTGAGACATTCCCATTGGAAACAAGGACAACTGGTTTTGCATTCGCGGTCAGCACAAACATGCTCTTCACTTCTATCGTTGCACAACTTTTCTTGACTATGCTATGCACTATGAAAgcctatattttcttttttttctctggATGGATCGTTGTCATGGGATTATTCGTCTACTTCTTCTTGCCTGAAACGAAGGGAGTTCCGATTGATTCCATGGTCGAAAGAGTGTGGATGCAGCACCCTATTTGGAAGAGACTATTCTAA
- the LOC125842601 gene encoding sugar transport protein 6-like, with amino-acid sequence CEQAKQVKQQSLKNLLKPASIPPLVIGVLLQVFQQFTGINAIMFYAPVLFQTMGFKANASLLSSVITGIVNVGSTFVSIYLVDKVGRRKLLLQACCQMLISQLAIGAILVTSLSETGTLNRTLAAIVVLLVCTYVMSFAWSWGPLGWLIPSETFPLETRTTGFAFAVSTNMLFTSIIAQLFLTMLCTMKAYIFFFFSGWIVVMGLFVYFFLPETKGVPIDSMVERVWMQHPIWKRLF; translated from the coding sequence TGTGAACAAGCCAAGCAAGTTAAGCAGCAATCGTTGAAAAACTTACTGAAGCCTGCTAGCATTCCGCCACTTGTGATTGGTGTGTTGTTGCAAGTCTTTCAGCAATTTACTGGAATCAACGCTATTATGTTTTACGCGCCTGTTCTGTTTCAGACTATGGGATTCAAGGCAAATGCCTCGCTTCTATCCTCTGTCATTACTGGAATTGTTAATGTTGGAAGCACATTCGTTTCGATCTACCTTGTTGACAAGGTTGGAAGGAGAAAATTGCTCCTTCAAGCTTGTTGTCAGATGTTAATTTCTCAGTTGGCAATCGGAGCAATTTTGGTAACAAGTTTGTCGGAGACAGGAACGTTGAACAGGACACTTGCAGCAATAGTGGTGCTGCTTGTGTGTACGTATGTAATGTCGTTCGCGTGGTCATGGGGACCTCTTGGTTGGTTAATTCCTAGTGAGACATTCCCATTGGAAACAAGGACAACTGGTTTTGCATTCGCGGTCAGCACAAACATGCTCTTCACTTCTATCATTGCACAACTTTTCTTGACTATGCTTTGCACTATGAAAGcctatattttcttctttttctctggATGGATCGTTGTCATGGGATTATTCGTCTACTTCTTCTTGCCTGAAACGAAGGGAGTTCCGATTGATTCCATGGTCGAAAGAGTGTGGATGCAGCACCCTATTTGGAAGAGATTATTCTAG